The stretch of DNA ATCCGACGTGCTGGCGGATTTCGTCCGCTTGTTTGACGCAATCGAAGCCCAGCACCGAGCCGCTGCCTTCCGCCGGAGTCAACAACCCGCAGAGGGCTTTGATCAGAGTCGTTTTGCCCGATCCGTTAGGTCCCAGAAATCCGTAAATCTCGCCCTGCTCGACGGCGATGGAAACGCGATCCACGGCAGTGAATTTGCC from Chloroflexota bacterium encodes:
- a CDS encoding ATP-binding cassette domain-containing protein translates to MQAIKTTDLTIRFGKFTAVDRVSIAVEQGEIYGFLGPNGSGKTTLIKALCGLLTPAEGSGSVLGFDCVKQADEIRQHVG